From Elaeis guineensis isolate ETL-2024a chromosome 16, EG11, whole genome shotgun sequence, a single genomic window includes:
- the LOC140854245 gene encoding uncharacterized protein has product SRRLSMATRREGGEERKRGVPWTEEEHRAFLAGLANLGKGNWREISRSFVISRTPAQVASHAQKYFLRMLDKKKCRSSIFDVVISDLAPAPETPIFASSLNNLHDVKQETNHQLQDNHLAMTPSFIKIKAASQGAEASLARPLIDQDSREAASTFLFLPLIDPWNSRCNIKQISTWESPAI; this is encoded by the exons TCTCGCCGTCTCTCCATGGCTACTAGAAGAGAGGGaggggaagagaggaagagag GTGTGCCATGGACAGAAGAAGAACATAGGGCATTTCTTGCTGGCCTTGCAAACCTTGGTAAGGGAAACTGGAGGGAAATATCAAGGTCTTTTGTGATCTCCAGAACTCCAGCCCAAGTGGCCAGTCATGCCCAGAAGTACTTTCTTAGGATGCTCGATAAAAAGAAATGCAGGTCCAGCATTTTCGATGTGGTGATTAGTGATCTA GCTCCTGCACCTGAGACTCCTATCTTTGCATCATCATTAAATAATCTGCATGATGTCAAGCAAGAGACTAATCACCAGCTCCAGGACAATCATTTG GCAATGACCCCAAGTTTTATTAAAATCAAAGCTGCATCCCAAGGTGCAGAAGCCTCCCTAGCCAGACCCTTAATTGATCAAGACTCAAGAGAAGCAGCAAGCACATttctatttttacccttaattgaTCCTTGGAACTCTAGATGTAACATTAAACAGATTTCTAC GTGGGAATCGCCGGCAATTTGA
- the LOC140854347 gene encoding uncharacterized protein — protein sequence MTHTHQDGTFVRDESRDLYERATSLIAERDDESAASTQQSRIEAEVFTELMGPERYGRVRGYGVGVTPTQLSEVSRYTQHAAADAQDSRVRRLEAEIQEIRQSRAAEMEEMRQSRAKMQAMRGQIDRLTSLLEMYGSSQAPGTSGTRRDSGTSRGDNDDHPPAD from the exons atgactcatactcatcaggatggtacttttgttcgagatgagtcgagagatttatat gagagggctacatctctcattgcggagcgtgacgacgagtccgcagcatctacgcagcagagccgtatcgaggccgaggtgttcacagagttgatgggaccagagcgctacggccgagtgaggggttatggagtaggagtcacccccactcagttatctgaggttagtagatatacgcagcatgctgcagcagatgctcaggattcacgcgttcgcagactcgaggcagagatacaggagattagacagagtcgtgccgctgagatggaggagatgcgacagagccgtgccaagatgcaggccatgaggggacagattgatcgccttacatctttattagagatgtatggttcatctcag gctcctggcacatcaggcacccgtcgagatagcggcacgtcacgtggagacaacgacgaccatccgcctgcagattga